The following DNA comes from Lepeophtheirus salmonis chromosome 11, UVic_Lsal_1.4, whole genome shotgun sequence.
GTCATCTTAATTCTGAAATTATggtaatttgggactattatcgtttagagtcatttttacccgtaaaacaatccccaaattaaaagtaggattaataaaacttttgtaaaagtgttttttatgattaaaaagggtttttattgattctgtatcttgctctgaactcaaatatatatttccatttttacactgaaaaatatttttcatcacttTGTATTATCAATAAGTTATGAGAGTGCCGTTTTCATCGTTTTTTaccctaaaaatgtaaatatatcgagttcagaacaagatacagaatcaataaaacactTTAATTGGGAGTTTCAATAAGAACTCTtccataaaaaacttttttacggaagagtttttattgaaaatcccAAACTGGTGACCCAGACATGATAGGTAGAAGCGGCCAAGTTCTAGAAGTCTCTCAAGTGGTAGGGTAAGCTAAAATGATCCTGTTTTGGCTTGAGAACTCCAAGTCCTGGTTTTACCGACTTTAGGCTCAATTTTGCAGTATGCAAGGTCTCAGAAGAGAGTGGAAAATATCACCATTTGTTGTCGGCTGTGGATGACAAAGTTCTTGATGTATTGGAAGatgaggaggaggaggagagtTTGGGTGATACTTCTTACTCCGTAGATTCATAAAACTGACTAACTTTATTCTAgtaaaatctacaaatataattattattaaatactaaagtCCTTAAGGGGAGAAACTGTCATATTTACCGATGTAGCTATTcgctacatatatttaattatttattaaaagaaagattccaatacattgattaattattatttttattttttccagtcTTTTATTGAGGAAATATTCTccaccaaattatttttaaccacTGCGCTTTTTGAGcccattttatctttattaactGAGGATGAGATTTTCTTAGATATTGATCCGTCGAAGGCTCTTATAAGGTTTGAACCTAGGAAATCAATTGTTAttcaatctaatttattttgaaaactcaTCTATTTTTCAGGTTTCCTCcatctgaaagaaaaaagaaatttggaaTAGAGGGGACACCCGAGTATCAAAAACGATTGAAGGATCATCGAgaattcatcataaaaaaactgGAAAATATTACACGTAAATTCATAAATGGAATACAGGATAACATACGCTCATTCCCTCCGTCTCTAAGTCGACTTCTTAGAGCGATGTACAGCCTTCTCATAAAGTCGTTTGAACTGAAAGAAGTTCATGCCATCTGCTTTGacgctatattttatttattcatatgcCCTGCAATTGTTGATCCGAATCCTGTAGGGATTATTGATACTCCTGTCTCCTATATTGCAAGATCAAATTTGATGCAGGTTGCTCATATTCTGCAAGTTTTGTGCATGCAAAAATGGGAGGAAATTGATCCTAAGCATATGGATCTTTTCTCAAGATTTGATAAGGACTCCATGtcctcaatttttgaaaatattttagagcTTGGACTCTCAAATAACGAAGAGAGCATTAGGAAGCCTTTGACGGAGAGTAATACGTTTGCAGGTATGGGAATGAGTGCTGGGACTGCGGCTGCTAGTAATTTTGGATTTAATGATGGCTCAAAACTTTCACGTTTGGCTGTTCTTATGACAAAGTCACAACTTAATCAACTTGTGTTATTTCTTAGACACATTagagatataaataatgaaaacaagtGCGATAACTTATTACCGTCCAGTATGGCCAATGAATTAACTGCTCTTCTTGCTCCTCTGCCGGAAATTATTCCAGGTGGACTTAATGGTGTACATGAAAATAAGATGGAAGAGATCCCCGTGAGTAAATCAAGTCAATCGAAAAACTCTTTATCTGCACGTTTATCAGCTATGAAAAACGGCTCAAATTCGCATGAGAGTCACCCCCCttgaaaacaattttcatcataGATTACATCAAGAAGCTGATAATGTCTTAGTTATTCCATTGTTTGATCCTAGTACGAGCTATGATCTCCCTGGTCTTTTATCTGAAGAACAAGTATTATCCCGAAGTCGTCAAAACTCACGGGTTCGAATGACTCTTCCTAATTCAGATGGATCAGGAAATGAAGTGCTTGAGAAAAGAACACGGTTTTCTTTGAGCCAGGATGAAGGAAGTATTGGTAATACATCGGATAATTTGGAAGCAATTTCTGAGGCTGCTTCTAATCATTCAGCGACGTCTAGTTTGGAGGATGGAGATGATCAAGAGGACGAGGATAATCCTATTATTGATAACTTATCTGACATGGTTTCTGCAAATGTAAGTGGACGTGGCACACCCAATGTAAGTGGACGTGATACTCCATCAAGTCAAGTTGAAGGAGTTCCAGATGATGATGAAGTAATAAGGTCGGGGCGAAACGAGGGTGAAGAAGACGAAGCAAGGGGTGCCATAGGTGGTATGGTTGGACTAAGAACTGGACAAGCTTCTCGGGGGCATCGCCACATACCTCCAAATAAGTCTGGACAAGCTGACTTGGAAGAAAAGTTTGGTCGTTTCGAAATTAAACCTCAAATAAAGTCACGAGGAAGTGGAGTAGGTCTCGCTGGAGAGGGTGGTGATGAAACTGTGTCATTAATATCTGACACATGGTCTACTGATGTGCTAGCTAGTGATACGGAGACTCTTGGCGAAATCCTTACGACTAGCTCTGATCGATTTCCCCACAACAATCAGAATTTCGCTGATATGGATCCCTTTTCCCGAAATCTCATCCTAGAAGAATTTGCAACCTCTTCCTCTGCTGGGGCTGCTGCTGCTCTACCACAACGAATGTCAGGAATTCAACCGTCTATGCCATCAGATTCAACTTCTGTTAATTTATTAGATGTTGGAGATACAGCCTCTGAGGCATGGAGTATTGATGTCCTGGATGGAGATAGGGAGAGCCTTTGTTTGGGGGAATTAGATATTGAATATATCTCAAGCACTGTATCAGCTGAGGATAATCAATACATGGAAGGTATTTCTCAGAGTGGACGAAACACAGATATACTATTAGTTGATGATAATTCTCCTGTTGCTAATAGAGCAGAGGCAAGAGGTAATAATTTATCACGCCCTTCTAGAGATGCAGCCATTGAACAATGGGCTTGCTCCTCTGGGGTCGGAAATATTGAGCATCAAGATGGAGCTATAAGACGTGGAAGTGATAGTTCCAGCTCAGCGGCAGTTGCTGCACAGTCCCCCACGTCCTCAAAGTTACCTCTTGGGATGGAGAAAGCTCCACTTGAAGACCCAAATCAAGCAACACTGAGTTCCCACCTAAGTGCAGCTTCTATTGCATCCTCAAGCGGAAGCTCAGGTGATGCTGCTGATTCCAATATTAATGCAAGctcaagaaaaaatgttttagttcCTTCATCCAGCACTGGAGCGATTCCCAAATGTGCTAATCCTGATAAAAAGTCTGGAAGATCTGagaaattttcattcaaaaattggAAACTGCCCAAAATAAGTAGAAGCAGAAGTTCCGTTGAGAGTCTTCGCTCAAGTTCAGATAAATGTTTCAGCTCACATAGCAATAGTTTAGACAATCCAAGTCATTCAGTGGATGGCCCTCCACTGGGATCTTTGCAACGTTCACATGAATCCTCTGacgatattttaaataaatacagaaaCAAAAAACCCGTGGCAGTTGGTAATTTAATTGACATAACCGATTCTCTAGCTGAAGAGGAAGTTGACCCTCGACTCATAATTGATCACAATAATTTGGAGAATTGCTATGCATTCCAAGATGCGAAGCGTAAATTGCGCCTTACACTTTCTTCCGTTGATTTGTCAATGATGCCTGATATATGTCATGCCTCTTCAGTTGAACCTGAGGTTATATGGCTCCTCAAGGTTCAGTTATCAGAAGCCCTTAACCTACAGGACCGCAACTTCATCGCTCAACTTCATGAAACCCTCAGGTGCCTCAGCTTATTCAAAAAAGACGGTGTATCACGGATACTGAATTCCCTCAAAGAAGAATATAAGCGCCGTGCTCCTTACATGGCGTATCTTGTTCGCTGTCGTCAAGGTCTTCTCTGTACCCTATCTCGTCAAGAGCGTCTTTTATCTCGAATGAACATCGATCGAGACGTCTGTGCCTCCTACCTTGTCTATGTCGTTGTTCGCATCTTTCTTGAAAATCGAGAGAAAAGGCTGCATCACTTTGTGCAGGAATTTAAGGAACTTACAGTTCCTGATGAGAAAACAGCCCTCATGAATTCATTCCTTGCACTCATGAATAAAGAACTTGAACATGACCCAATTTGGTCATCTGTCTGCTCCACGGAACAATTGAAACTAAGTAACATAGCAATAGAGAGATCCATAACCTCACACATATATTTCCATGCCATGTATCCTAATGGAGAGGCGGATATTAATCGGGATGAAGTTCTTTCTGAGCATATCCGAAAACTTGGAGAAATCATTACTCCATCTCATAAATGTCTAAGAATCCCACGTCAATATCATTATGAACAACCCTGGCCCTCGGCACAGGCTGAAATCCGTCGTCTCGCTGCCTTCAAAACACCGGCTGATAAAGTTTCTTGTATTAAAAGGGCCTCTCAGACCATAATGAATCTACTAAGTCTTGGGAGCTCTAAGGGTGTACCTGCCGCAGATGATTTCATCCCCGTATTGGTCTTTATCCTTATTAAAGCAAATCCTCCAAGTCTTCTTTCAACCGTACAGTACGTTGAAAATTTCTACGGGGAGAGGCTCTGTGGTGAGGATGAATACTGGTGGGTACAGACGGTGTCGGCAATTGAATTCATTAAGACTATGGATTATTAGGCTTCTCAGTATTGTTGTTCATTTGTATTACTACTATTTATGTTGTagattaatgttattattaattataattatgttatgaGTCGATCTAAAGCCCAAAATAAAGCCTGGATTACTGTAATTAAATGATGATAGCGAtgctaatattaataatgaattatgacGACCATgttaaattattagtaataatattatgacCCGATATGTTATTATTTGTTAGATGAGAAACTACTTcgtgattttaatataaaataaagcctTTTATGTAACGATTCATTTAGGAGTACGCTCTGTACATATTCAATcccattcttttatttaattctatattCTGATTCAGCAAGCATTTTAAAGTAGTTGTGTCGTTCCTTATTTAGAACTACAGTCCCATCCAATTTAGTCTTGCATATCGGTGCCCCGTAGTTTTACCTTAAAACGTTTCACCttaggatattttgccttaatatataaataaattaagtttatatttggttattgattatttttttggtgaaatgAATTTTccctgtaaattttttaaaatcaaaatatccaatatttattactattaaatgtTTGAGTCATGTTTTTGCCTCACATTATGCTTGTTCATCAATCCACGAGTCTTTTCTActataaataatccatcatgtctaatggcaattactaacggagaagtgattagcaatttTTCTATTCGAATTGTTGCcgtgttttttttccttatttttcccaaatttaTTTCCCATTTTGTCTCTAGTttgaattcattacatagtgagattttgtaGGTATTGCAATTTTGGGGCATGATTCTATCATTTTTCCATcagaaaacaatcatttaatgcattttatagcaATACACaagacatattttgattaaaaaattccaagggaacatcaattttatctaaaaataagaaaaaccaaGGATCAatctcaattatttatatattaaggcgagaTATCCTTGGGGCACAATTATCTAGCACCGttcatatcagtcctaaaacttataaatttcgaCCATAAGGACATATAAAGTACCGGCATTAAGCCTGGACGTGACCGAATGAATAATCACTGCTATCTACATTGCTACTGGTTCCTGAACTGTCCTTAAATCCTATAATTCAGTACTTCATGAAACACCAGTGCtgatactttgtttaaaaagtagGACATTTGACTGAAAATTATGACaaaagatttcatttaaaaatattttagaacaataaatattttaatcaattacaatataataaattttgatatatggAGACTGACTCTGAACGTATTATATATAGTTGCGTCAAGTAAAGAAATCTACAATTGCTACTACTAATTTGTTGAAAGACAAAAAGCGCGTCTAATCTGATAATATCACAAGATGAATATCtgcttaaaataatgattagaTAATATTATGTCCTCTCCATTTCGGAGGATAAATTGTGTTCTTTGCAAGGAGCTCCACAGCTAACTTCCAGTAATGTACCTCCTATTAAAGTTGACCAACTCACAAAACaatgagtaaatattatattcttaatagGACTTGcatttaaatacattgaaaGCCCTTGTAAATGACTTAAATATCCCAAAAAAGTAAGCCTAATACGtcttaatacttaaatatactcGGTCCATGCCTAGTAAAAGTATCTGCATGCTAGATGGCGCTTACGTTGTTATGAGGTCCCTCAGTTGTCGTTACATCTCTTCTGCAttctatttattgtttatattttataaaaacatctaaattatattattacacgTAGCAGTCGAATGGACATAAGATGCGTATCTTTGTCACTGTTGGCACAACTCAGTTCGACGCCTTGATTTCTGCAGTTCTCTTCGACCCAGATTTAAACTCTGTATTCATTGAAAAGAATGTGACTCATCTCACTCTTCAAGTTGGGAATTCAAAATTTTCctcagatattaaaaaaggtaattactcattatttgaatttataagtggtttattaaattcattcctatttttatctctttaagGTACATTCAGATCGATCGAGCTCTACAAATTCAGCTCCAACATTTTACCCGACATTGAAGAGGCAGATCTAGTCATATCTCACGCGGGTGCAGGGTCATGCTTTGAAGTACTCTGTGCCAATAAACCCCTCCTTATTGTTGTGAATGAAGCCTTGATGGGTAATCATCAAAATGAACTTGCCGACAAGTTGAAATCCTACGCGGCAGTCTCTTCAATTGACCGCTTGGCTCAGACACTTAAAGACTATCCATTTACAAAGGAGCCCTTTCCTGAAGGAAATCCAAAAGCATTTTCTGACTTTATTGAGTCTATTTTctgaatcaatttattatttattacaaagacAATGTCGTCCCTTGCTCAATCCATTAAGGCAACATCCCTCAATATCCTAACTTCAATCCTCTTTCGAATCATTACATTTATTctgaatattttcattcttaGACATACTTCCAAGGATGTCCTTGGAATTGTGAACGTTCGATTTAATTTGCTCGATGATACCATTCTATTTTTGAGTCGCGAGGCTTTCCGAAGGTCATGTTTAAAAATCCCCGTGGGGCATCGCTGGAAACgtattattaatgtaatttgGTTAGGAGTACCAATTACCTTATTTTGGTCATGTTTATTGGGCTCCATTTGGATCAAACTACTGACTCTTCCGAAGAACTTTGAGGATCAGTATATCAGTGGGGTTTACTATATTATTTGCTCAACATGGATACAAAGTTTCTCCGAAGTATTTTTCGTAATTGGTCAAGCATATTTTTTCGCAAAGTTGAGAGCAACTGCGGATTTCTTATGGATATTAGTGCGATGTCTTGTTTTTGCTTCTGCTGTGTATACAAACCCGGATTCAGCCATTGCTTGGGGAGGAAAGTCCCATTTCATCGCTACGTTATGTTATACattgatttatgttttatattttacttggTACTCGAGGTTTCGACCCACGGAGCGCCGAGATCCCTTTCCTTTCAAATCCATTAAAGAATTCATACCGCAAAAGGGAGGATTTGAGTGGGAAAGACTTCGATTGGCTCTAAGTTTCTACAAACAAGGAATGCTCAAAATGATATTAACTGAAGGAGAACGAtatttgatgacattttttgatCTATTGAACTTTGCAGAGCAAGGAGTTTTTGACGCTGTGAGTAATTTAGGGTCTTTGGCCGCTCGATTTGTATTTAGAAATATCGAAGAAGGTGCATTTCTGTACTTTAATCAAATTCTGAGTCGAAATGCAGATACGAGAGGGGAAGTCTCAAAGgat
Coding sequences within:
- the LOC121125962 gene encoding man(5)GlcNAc(2)-PP-dolichol translocation protein RFT1, which translates into the protein MSSLAQSIKATSLNILTSILFRIITFILNIFILRHTSKDVLGIVNVRFNLLDDTILFLSREAFRRSCLKIPVGHRWKRIINVIWLGVPITLFWSCLLGSIWIKLLTLPKNFEDQYISGVYYIICSTWIQSFSEVFFVIGQAYFFAKLRATADFLWILVRCLVFASAVYTNPDSAIAWGGKSHFIATLCYTLIYVLYFTWYSRFRPTERRDPFPFKSIKEFIPQKGGFEWERLRLALSFYKQGMLKMILTEGERYLMTFFDLLNFAEQGVFDAVSNLGSLAARFVFRNIEEGAFLYFNQILSRNADTRGEVSKDQKEKEKEAGKHLYLLLRGMTLIGLIFVTFGFSYSHFLLHLYGGINLSSGVGPFLLRTHCVLVLFLAINGVAECFVFAKMSQSEIDSFNFKMICISGIFLSSAIVFVKIFGAPGFIFANIFNFALRITHHTFFISNKFSDGLNPIRGMFPPKDIIFVLFLSGIICSLSEVLIYPSSQLVHLLCGGIVFILTLYIIASKEDHLRSIFVNKWNKKFKKL
- the Gapvd1 gene encoding LOW QUALITY PROTEIN: GTPase-activating protein and VPS9 domain-containing protein 1 (The sequence of the model RefSeq protein was modified relative to this genomic sequence to represent the inferred CDS: deleted 1 base in 1 codon), translated to MGSKSVCHTRSELLELCRHLRQEKLFVENEKASLRDLNERVKKASQDLALSAWTARAQRVNLDELLLKAGDPSSSVLRANLVKKTHFQDAYKMLQHHEILYTEFLKTLRQKPKLLGQVLSVGCKRNIPGLEEVECATFSGLYGSCFMAEDEVLTLELLHHLMSAQLASSPNPRKILRAGKCSFSRIYKSFIEEIFSTKLFLTTALFEPILSLLTEDEIFLDIDPSKALIRFPPSERKKKFGIEGTPEYQKRLKDHREFIIKKLENITRKFINGIQDNIRSFPPSLSRLLRAMYSLLIKSFELKEVHAICFDAIFYLFICPAIVDPNPVGIIDTPVSYIARSNLMQVAHILQVLCMQKWEEIDPKHMDLFSRFDKDSMSSIFENILELGLSNNEESIRKPLTESNTFAGMGMSAGTAAASNFGFNDGSKLSRLAVLMTKSQLNQLVLFLRHIRDINNENKCDNLLPSSMANELTALLAPLPEIIPGGLNGVHENKMEEIPVSKSSQSKNSLSARLSAMKNGSNSHRVTPLENNFHHRLHQEADNVLVIPLFDPSTSYDLPGLLSEEQVLSRSRQNSRVRMTLPNSDGSGNEVLEKRTRFSLSQDEGSIGNTSDNLEAISEAASNHSATSSLEDGDDQEDEDNPIIDNLSDMVSANVSGRGTPNVSGRDTPSSQVEGVPDDDEVIRSGRNEGEEDEARGAIGGMVGLRTGQASRGHRHIPPNKSGQADLEEKFGRFEIKPQIKSRGSGVGLAGEGGDETVSLISDTWSTDVLASDTETLGEILTTSSDRFPHNNQNFADMDPFSRNLILEEFATSSSAGAAAALPQRMSGIQPSMPSDSTSVNLLDVGDTASEAWSIDVLDGDRESLCLGELDIEYISSTVSAEDNQYMEGISQSGRNTDILLVDDNSPVANRAEARGNNLSRPSRDAAIEQWACSSGVGNIEHQDGAIRRGSDSSSSAAVAAQSPTSSKLPLGMEKAPLEDPNQATLSSHLSAASIASSSGSSGDAADSNINASSRKNVLVPSSSTGAIPKCANPDKKSGRSEKFSFKNWKLPKISRSRSSVESLRSSSDKCFSSHSNSLDNPSHSVDGPPLGSLQRSHESSDDILNKYRNKKPVAVGNLIDITDSLAEEEVDPRLIIDHNNLENCYAFQDAKRKLRLTLSSVDLSMMPDICHASSVEPEVIWLLKVQLSEALNLQDRNFIAQLHETLRCLSLFKKDGVSRILNSLKEEYKRRAPYMAYLVRCRQGLLCTLSRQERLLSRMNIDRDVCASYLVYVVVRIFLENREKRLHHFVQEFKELTVPDEKTALMNSFLALMNKELEHDPIWSSVCSTEQLKLSNIAIERSITSHIYFHAMYPNGEADINRDEVLSEHIRKLGEIITPSHKCLRIPRQYHYEQPWPSAQAEIRRLAAFKTPADKVSCIKRASQTIMNLLSLGSSKGVPAADDFIPVLVFILIKANPPSLLSTVQYVENFYGERLCGEDEYWWVQTVSAIEFIKTMDY
- the Alg13 gene encoding UDP-N-acetylglucosamine transferase subunit ALG13; this encodes MRIFVTVGTTQFDALISAVLFDPDLNSVFIEKNVTHLTLQVGNSKFSSDIKKGTFRSIELYKFSSNILPDIEEADLVISHAGAGSCFEVLCANKPLLIVVNEALMGNHQNELADKLKSYAAVSSIDRLAQTLKDYPFTKEPFPEGNPKAFSDFIESIF